Proteins from a genomic interval of Cuculus canorus isolate bCucCan1 chromosome 17, bCucCan1.pri, whole genome shotgun sequence:
- the TCHP gene encoding trichoplein keratin filament-binding protein — protein sequence MALRWAARGRAPERWAAERRRELEARRRQQWERASCSFARAALCCSLQARWSAPRALPSCPAVAQREVEEAAARLEERRQRLRQLLNEEREALAAELRARGPEAVGRQPQREELQDGPEQPRREVESELHRTHVVEAWGDGRVQKTKQEATELTEKKHYENEYEKARREALERMREEEERRRLEDKKHAEALLQQIEELKLRDTEATKLKKEQENLLKQQWELENLEEERKQMEEHRKKKELGRFLRHQCSAQLKRRAQEIQEELEMDRQILLALLEKEEEEQRRQSTRRERAIADVAWMKQVIEEQLQLEKEREAELQTIFREEARKVWEKKEEEWEREKRARDHLMNEVLAGRQRQIQEKMELNRRAQEESIKHREQLIKEIEEAKELTRREKEQQEELQAARRQDLEAQLTERCSQEREEQQHQREEEEEARCVRQRCEELVRQEAQRMAERGYRSRLYSYPRAAWI from the exons ATGGCGCTGCGGTgggcggcgcggggccgggcCCCGGAGCGCTGGGCCGCCGAGCGGCGGCGGGAGCTGGAGGCGCGGAGGCGGCAGCAGTGGGAGCGGGCGAGCTGCTCCTTCGCCCGAGCCGCCCTTTGTTGCTCCCTGCAGGCGCGGTGGAGCGCGCCGAGGGCCCTGCCGTCATG CCCCGCGGTGGCGCAGCgggaggtggaggaggcagcagcccGGCTGGAGGAGCGGCGGCAGCGGCTGCGGCAGCTGCTGAACGAGGAGCGGGAAGCGCTGGCGGCGGAGCTGCGGGCCCGCGGGCCGGAGGCTGTTGGGAGGCAGCCGCagagagaggagctgcaggacgGCCCAGAGCAGCCGAGGAGAGAG GTGGAGTCAGAGCTGCACAGGACGCACGTGGTGGAGGCTTGGGGCGATGGGCGAGTGCAGAAAACCAAG CAAGAAGCAACTGAACTTactgagaaaaaacattatgaaaacGAGTATGAAAAGGCGCGAAGGGAAGCGCTGGAAAGAATGcgagaggaggaagagaggcgTCGTCTGGAGGACAAGAAGCACGCAGAGGCATTGCTTCAACAAATAGAAGAACTGAAATTACGGGATACTGAG gcaacaaagctgaaaaaagagcaagagaatTTATTAAAGCAGCAGTGGGAGCTGGAGAacttggaagaggaaaggaaacaaatggaaGAGCACcggaaaaagaaagagcttgG tcGCTTTTTGAGGCATCAGTGCAGCGCCCAGTTAAAGAGACGAGCCCAGGAGATACAAGAGGAGCTG GAGATGGATAGGCAAATCTTATTAGCGCTCCTcgagaaagaagaggaggaacaacGCCGCCAATCCACGCGACGAGAGCGAGCTATCGCAGATGTTGCCTGGATGAAACAGGTCATTGAGGAACAGCTCCAGttagaaaaggagagggaagcagagtTGCAGACTATTTTTAG AGAAGAAGCTAGAAAAGtgtgggagaagaaggaggaagaatgggaaagagagaagagggcCAGAGATCACCTGATGAATGAG GTCCTTGCAGGCAGGCAGCGCCAGATCCAAGAGAAGATGGAGTTAAACAGACGAGCCCAAGAGGAGTCTATAAAGCATCGCGAGCAGCTGATTAAAGAAATTGAAGAGGCGAAAGAACTGACTAGGCgagagaaggagcagcaggaggagctgcaggcagcccGCAGGCAGGACCTGGAGGCACAG CTGACAGAGCGGTGCTCGCAAGAAcgggaggagcagcagcaccagagggaggaggaagaggaggcgAGATGCGTGCGGCAGCGCTGCGAGGAGCTGGTGCGGCAGGAGGCCCAGCGCATGGCTGAGCGAGGGTATCGCAGCAGG CTCTACAGTTACCCCAGAGCAGCGTGGATCTGA